Proteins encoded together in one Drosophila albomicans strain 15112-1751.03 chromosome 2R, ASM965048v2, whole genome shotgun sequence window:
- the LOC117576015 gene encoding uncharacterized protein LOC117576015 has product MDIFENTFVRGPSPSYSDEANSETALSVTLPIGAADMDLGRIDSKTDTVNYFDEKMNCSYDNDSCSHLHPVRQGRNSFAFWTAVVVLLLLTIGNLILTLTIMGVLRLGKGVQGMELIPELDLIKFYDETDLDRIQTNSMGIHGFSDVPVSISSDGEDSGVNLRVFRNSNSGSITERDRVVLNKDGMVIQANLFEIKDPADRSTVFTTHRPQYSMPSGMDGVLHAKVASTSRIASPIGVPLLMDSDGHIAVKGSEGVFLDGSTIDLQVEHHVAINSTQGATILEAGTGIFLDMVRIPIANSELGLRTGSVQYKICVCMPAGILFRIAIPRVHNGPKISCAHFDSQHDPCEVN; this is encoded by the coding sequence ATGGATATCTTTGAAAATACCTTTGTCCGAGGGCCATCGCCATCCTACTCCGACGAAGCGAACTCGGAGACAGCCTTGTCTGTTACCTTACCCATTGGCGCTGCTGACATGGACCTAGGACGCATCGATTCGAAAACGGACACGGTGAATTATTTCGATGAGAAAATGAACTGCTCATACGACAACGACAGCTGCTCCCATTTGCATCCTGTACGCCAGGGACGCAATAGTTTCGCCTTTTGGACCGCTGTGGTGGTGTTGCTATTGCTTACAATTGGCAATTTAATCCTGACACTGACTATTATGGGTGTGTTACGTCTAGGCAAGGGAGTACAGGGTATGGAGCTGATTCCCGAGCtggatttaattaaattctatgATGAAACGGATCTGGATCGCATTCAAACCAATTCCATGGGCATCCATGGTTTTTCCGATGTGCCTGTGTCGATCAGCAGTGACGGCGAAGACAGTGGCGTTAATCTACGAGTCTTTCGTAATTCGAACAGCGGTAGCATAACCGAACGTGATCGTGTTGTGCTTAATAAGGATGGCATGGTTATACAGGCGAATCTCTTTGAGATTAAAGATCCAGCTGATCGTTCAACTGTTTTCACCACACACCGACCACAGTATAGCATGCCATCAGGTATGGATGGAGTGCTGCATGCAAAGGTTGCGAGCACTAGTCGAATCGCTAGTCCAATTGGTGTTCCTTTGCTCATGGATAGTGACGGACATATTGCTGTTAAAGGCTCTGAAGGTGTTTTCCTGGATGGCTCCACAATAGACCTGCAAGTCGAGCATCATGTGGCCATCAATTCAACCCAAGGTGCCACCATTCTCGAGGCCGGAACAGGCATATTTCTGGATATGGTTCGCATACCAATTGCTAATTCGGAGCTGGGACTACGCACCGGGAGTGTGCAGTACAAGATTTGTGTCTGCATGCCAGCGGGCATTCTCTTTCGCATTGCAATTCCACGCGTCCATAACGGACCCAAGATATCCTGTGCCCATTTCGACAGTCAGCACGATCCATGCGAAGTTAActaa
- the LOC117576019 gene encoding c-Myc-binding protein homolog, producing MSFKPIDPKRDEIRRYLERGSVLDSLTKVFIRVIKERPENPMEYIRNNIGIVRHQHDKYERLAQDLQEANEEIQRLRAIINSINPDVLQTPHIPIDSEPTAVAEKVMDDATAAEGEVSQNTNGGDKATSSNPDELVAADENCHIEEEEPNKAVVSAEVTKSVQDSSTQSTTVQAEPSTE from the exons ATGTCCTTTAAG CCAATCGATCCCAAACGCGATGAGATACGTCGCTATCTTGAGCGCGGCAGCGTTCTCGATTCGTTGACGAAAGTCTTCATACGCGTGATCAAAGAGCGTCCGGAAAATCCAATGGAATACATACGCAACAACATTGGAATCGTGAGGCACCAGCACGACAAGTACGAGCGCCTCGCACAGGATTTGCAAGAGGCGAACGAAGAGATTCAACGTTTGCGTGCCATTATCAACAGCATAAACCCCGACGTGCTGCAGACACCACACATTCCCATAGATTCCGAGCCAACGGCAGTCGCAGAGAAGGTGATGGATGATGCAACCGCCGCCGAGGGTGAAGTCAGTCAGAATACCAATGGTGGCGATAAAGCAACATCTTCGAACCCTGATGAGTTGGTCGCCGCTGACGAAAATTGTCACATTGAGGAGGAGGAGCCAAACAAGGCTGTGGTCTCTGCTGAGGTCACCAAGAGCGTTCAAGATAGCTCAACCCAAAGCACAACCGTCCAAGCTGAGCCCAGCACCgaataa
- the LOC117576017 gene encoding serine/threonine-protein phosphatase alpha-2 isoform, whose translation MGDVMNIDSIISRLLEVRGARPGKNVQLSENEIRGLCLKSREIFLSQPILLELEAPLKICGDIHGQYYDLLRLFEYGGFPPESNYLFLGDYVDRGKQSLETICLLLAYKIKYSENFFLLRGNHECASINRIYGFYDECKRRYTIKLWKTFTDCFNCLPVAAIVDEKIFCCHGGLSPDLSSMEQIRRIMRPTDVPDQGLLCDLLWSDPDKDTMGWGENDRGVSFTFGAEVVAKFLEKHEFDLICRAHQVVEDGYEFFAKRQLVTLFSAPNYCGEFDNAGAMMSVDESLMCSFQILKPADKRKK comes from the coding sequence ATGGGCGATGTTATGAATATCGACAGCATCATATCAAGACTTCTGGAAGTGCGTGGGGCACGGCCTGGCAAAAACGTTCAGCTCTCCGAGAATGAAATTCGTGGCCTCTGTCTGAAGTCGCGAGAGATATTTCTGTCGCAGCCCATACTGTTGGAGCTGGAGGCGCCATTAAAGATTTGCGGTGACATACATGGCCAATACTACGATTTGCTGCGACTGTTTGAGTATGGTGGCTTTCCACCGGAATCAAATTACCTGTTTTTGGGCGACTACGTTGATCGTGGCAAACAGTCGCTGGAAACCATCTGTTTGCTGCTCGCCTACAAGATCAAATACTCGGAGAACTTCTTTTTGTTGCGCGGCAATCATGAGTGCGCCAGCATAAATCGCATCTACGGCTTCTATGACGAATGCAAGCGTCGCTACACCATCAAATTGTGGAAGACATTCACCGACTGCTTCAACTGCTTGCCAGTGGCAGCCATTGTGGATGAGAAGATATTCTGTTGCCATGGTGGTCTCAGTCCCGACCTCTCGTCGATGGAGCAAATTCGCCGCATCATGCGACCAACTGACGTGCCAGATCAGGGCCTGCTCTGCGATCTGCTGTGGTCCGATCCGGACAAGGATACCATGGGATGGGGCGAGAACGATCGCGGTGTCAGTTTTACTTTCGGCGCCGAGGTGGTGGCCAAATTCTTGGAGAAACACGAGTTCGATCTCATTTGCCGCGCCCATCAGGTGGTCGAGGATGGCTATGAGTTCTTCGCCAAGCGACAGCTGGTCACACTCTTCTCGGCTCCCAATTATTGTGGCGAATTTGACAATGCTGGTGCGATGATGTCTGTGGATGAATCACTTATGTGCTCATTCCAGATCTTGAAACCGGCAGATAAACGTAAAAAGTAA
- the LOC117576014 gene encoding sialic acid synthase, with translation MLLLDIITKNLSNEVYIIAEIGQNHQGSLETAKLMILEAKKAGCHCVKFQKSDLRAKFTRFALEREYVSDHAWGRTYGEHKEYLEFSKEQYRQLQAYSKEIKIDFTASAMDEKSLDFLAELKVPFIKIGSGDANNFPMLKKAAAMRIPLVISTGMQTVSTVDKIVEIMKQAGNNLFALMHCVSSYPTASSDCNLRMIPAFMTRFPGVTIGYSGHELGVSISKAAVLSGARIVERHFTLDKNQKGSDHRCSLEPIELLSLVEGINQFKANQTLCKPSYTSNEITQILDEENDELKVALAEITQKEILQSELACRRKLGKSIVGARNLLKGHKLQEVDLSIKVSEPNGITAEKYFDLIGMQLLCDVNEDEPITENVLA, from the exons atgttgctgctggatataataactaaaaatcTCTCGAACGAGGTCTATATAATTGCGGAAATAGGCCAAAATCATCAAGGCAGTTTAGAAACAGCTAAATTGATGATTCTGGAAGCAAAAAAAGCAGGATGTCATTGCGTTAAATTCCAAAAATCCGATTTAAGAGCAAAGTTTACACGATTCGCCCTTGAGCGAGAGTACGTCAGCGATCATGCCTGGGGAAGAACTTATGGTGAACATAAAGAATATCTGGAATTCTCCAAAGAACAATATCGTCAGCTTCAAGCTTAtagcaaagaaattaaaattgatttcacTGCCTCTGCTATGGATGAG AAATCTCTTGATTTTCTTGCCGAGCTAAAGGTGCCCTTCATAAAGATTGGCTCTGGAGATGCTAATAATTTTCCCATGCTGAAAAAAGCTGCTGCAATGAGAATTCCTTTGGTTATATCGACAGGAATGCAAACCGTGTCAACTGTGGATAAAATCGTTGAAATAATGAAACAAGCTGgaaacaatttgtttgctttgatgCATTGCGTTTCTTCATATCCGACTGCATCTAGTGATTGCAATTTGCGGATGATACCCGCTTTTATGACACGTTTCCCAGGTGTAACAATCGGGTACTCGGGCCATGAGTTGGGTGTCTCGATTAGTAAAGCTGCCGTGTTGTCAGGAGCAAGAATAGTTGAGCGACACTTTACTTTAGATAAGAATCAAAAAGGATCTGATCATCGCTGCTCTCTTGAGCCTATTGAGTTATTATCCTTAGTAGAAGGCATAAACCAATTTAAGGCCAATCAAACTCTTTGCAAACCTAGCTAtacttcaaatgaaataactCAAATATTAGACGAAGAAAATGATGAATTAAAAGTAGCATTGGCAGAGATTACTCAAAAGGAAATCTTGCAAAGTGAACTCGCTTGTCGTCGCAAATTAGGTAAATCAATTGTGGGAGCCCGAAATTTACTGAAAGGACACAAACTCCAAGAAGTCGATTTATCAATTAAAGTTAGCGAACCAAACGGCATAACTgcagaaaaatattttgatttaattggcATGCAACTATTGTGTGACGTTAATGAAGACGAACCCATAACTGAGAATGTGCTGGCATAA
- the LOC117576012 gene encoding interleukin enhancer-binding factor 2 homolog produces MVRGALRGGRPMRGGIRPPFKKTFVPRHPFDLTLAEVVFPKVSPAVDDSALTAALLKRNQDLSPTSAEQTAIGNLVTKVQAVLDNLVLAPGDFNTCQLEEVRQVGSFKKGTILTGNNVADVVVILKTLPTKEACEALAKKVEADLKNGMKTEVVAKGEQHTIQVHDRGFDVSNVQAKVRILIATLPQNLRKLEPEIHLDHKLMQGHLAAIRHTRWFEENAHHSSIKVLIRILKDLTKRFDAFAPLSAWMIDLIAHLAIMNNPSRQALPINMAFRRVFQLLSAGLFLPGSAGITDPTEPGHIRVHTAMTLEQQDVCCYTAQTLLRVLAHGGYKHILGLEGNTSIVREMSVWNGVVVSPLTPVYEKPTDKKEGDLEEDIEMIENENEDVGSDDAAE; encoded by the exons ATGGTCCGTGGAGCGCTTCGGGGCGGCAGACCTATGCGCGGAGGCATTAGGCCGCCTTTTAAAAAGACGTTCGTACCGCGGCATCCGTTTGATTTAACATTAGCCGAAGTTGTTTTCCCCAAAGTTTCACCGGCTGTAGATGATTCTGCTCTAACTGCG gcGCTATTAAAACGCAACCAAGACCTTAGTCCAACCTCAGCAGAGCAGACAGCAATTGGTAATTTGGTTACCAAGGTGCAAGCTGTTCTAGACAACTTAGTTTTAGCCCCAGGCGATTTCAATACCTGT CAATTGGAAGAAGTGCGACAAGTGGGTTCCTTTAAAAAGGGAACAATTCTCACAGGCAACAATGTGGCCGATGTTGTTGTCATACTTAAAACACTGCCAACGAAAGAAGCCTGCGAGGCACTGGCCAAAAAAGTAGAGGCGGACCTCAAAAATGGCATGAAGACTGAAGTGGTTGCCAAGGGAGAGCAGCACACAATACAAGTACATGACCGCGGCTTCGATGTATCTAATGTGCAAGCCAAAGTGCGCATTCTGATTGCTACATTGCCGCAAAATTTGCGCAAACTAGAGCCAGAAATCCATTTGGATCATAAGCTGATGCAGGGCCATTTGGCAGCTATACGGCACACTCGCTGGTTCGAGGAAAACGCTCACCACTCTTCAATCAAAGTTCTAATTCGTATTCTTAAGGATTTGACTAAGCGATTCGATGCTTTTGCACCGCTCTCTGCTTGGATGATTGATTTAATTGCTCATTTGGCCATCATGAACAATCCCTCACGTCAAGCGCTGCCCATCAACATGGCTTTCCGTCGTGTGTTCCAACTGCTCTCGGCTGGCCTATTCCTGCCGGGATCTGCGGGTATCACGGATCCAACTGAGCCCGGTCACATTCGGGTGCATACAGCAATGACTTTAGAGCAGCAGGATGTATGCTGCTATACAGCGCAGACGTTACTGCGAGTATTGGCACATGGAGGCTACAAGCATATTTTGGGATTGGAGGGCAACACTAGTATTGTACGCGAAATGTCTGTGTGGAATGGCGTGGTTGTGTCGCCTCTAACTCCCGTGTATGAGAAGCCTACTGACAAAAAGGAAGGTGACCTGGAAGAAGATATTGAAATGATTGAGAATGAAAATGAGGATGTTGGTAGTGACGATGCTGCCGAATAA
- the LOC117576018 gene encoding proteasome subunit alpha type-2, with product MATERYSFSLTTFSPSGKLVQLEYALAAVSGGAPSVGIMASNGVVIATENKYKSPLYEEHSVHRVEMINKHIGMVYSGMGPDYRLLVKKARKIAQSYYLIYKEPIPVSQLVQRVATLMQEYTQSGGVRPFGVSLLICGWDNDRPYLYQSDPSGAYFAWKATAMGKNAVNGKTFLEKRYSEDLELEDAVHTAILTLKEGFEGKMTSDNIEVGICDQNGFKRLDPSTIKDYLANIP from the exons ATGGCGACTGAACGCTACAGCTTCTCGCTAACGACATTTAG tcCTTCTGGCAAGCTTGTCCAGTTGGAGTATGCTTTGGCAGCTGTATCCGGAGGAGCTCCTTCCGTGGGCATTATGG CTTCCAATGGCGTCGTCATTGCCACCGAGAACAAATACAAGTCGCCCCTTTATGAGGAACACAGCGTGCATCGTGTGGAGATGATTAACAAGCATATCGGTATGGTTTACTCTGGCATGGGTCCCGACTACCGCTTGTTGGTGAAGAAAGCCCGTAAAATCGCGCAGTCATACTATTTGATCTATAAGGAGCCAATTCCCGTCTCACAACTGGTGCAGCGTGTTGCAACTCTTATGCAGGAATACACTCAATCGGG tgGTGTGCGTCCATTTGGCGTTTCATTGTTGATCTGCGGCTGGGACAACGATCGACCATATCTTTATCAGTCGGATCCTTCAGGAGCTTATTTCGCCTGGAAGGCCACTGCCATGGGCAAGAATGCTGTCAACGGCAAGACCTTCTTAGAAAAGCG TTATAGCGAAGATCTTGAGCTGGAAGATGCTGTGCACACTGCTATTTTGACTCTTAAAGAAGGATTTGAAGGAAAAATGACTTCGGATAACATTGAAGTCGGAATCTGCGATCAGAACGGTTTCAAACGTTTGGACCCCTCTACAATCAAGGATTACTTGGCCAACATCCCATAA
- the LOC117575069 gene encoding glutathione-specific gamma-glutamylcyclotransferase 1 — MAHFSGHQPPTEVPAHFKNLFTNGTLGGDEDSNNNNNNNAGNNDQENRPSNNNNADIASCWVFGYGSLCWIPGFTYNKCITGYIRGYVRRFWQGNATHRGTEDAPGRVATLVEDKEGITWGCAYRITGSTALEYLKQRECTLGGYATLETKFFPRVASHDTPFSGEAVEVLVYVATPENRHWAGDAPLAVIARQIANCRGPSGHNAEYLLRLALFMHDEIPGVRDEHLFDLERLVLEEIYRMEIPLSSVMGRNPDRIRRDSHEDLRRPPSFEFTSRIPETKLRCLNI; from the exons ATGGCGCACTTTAGCGGACATCAGCCACCCACCGAGGTGCCGGCGCACTTCAAGAACCTCTTCACCAATGGCACGCTGGGTGGCGATGAggatagcaacaacaataacaacaataatgctGGCAATAATGATCAGGAGAATCGGCCgagtaataacaacaatgcgGACATCGCCTCGTGCTGGGTCTTTGGCTATGGCTCGTTGTGCTGGATTCCGGGCTTCACCTACAACAAGTGCATCACAGGCTACATAAGAGGCTATGTGCGACGCTTCTGGCAGGGCAACGCAACACATCGCGGCACCGAAGATGCG CCGGGACGTGTCGCAACACTTGTGGAAGACAAAGAG GGCATTACTTGGGGCTGTGCCTACAGAATAACAGGTTCAACGGCTCTGGAGTATCTCAAGCAACGCGAGTGCACACTCG GTGGCTATGCAACACTCGAAACGAAATTCTTTCCCCGCGTCGCATCGCATGACACGCCCTTTAGCGGCGAGGCTGTCGAGGTGCTGGTCTATGTGGCCACGCCAGAGAATCGTCACTGGGCCGGCGACGCCCCATTGGCAGTTATAGCGCGGCAAATCGCCAACTGCCGCGGTCCCAGCGGCCATAATGCGGAATATCTGCTGCGATTGGCGTTGTTTATGCACGATGAAATCCCTGGAGTGCGAGATGAACACTTATTCGATCTGGAGCGACTGGTGCTGGAAGAGATCTATCGCATGGAGATCCCACTGTCCTCTGTGATGGGTCGCAATCCGGATCGCATAAGACGCGACTCACACGAGGATCTGCGTAGACCGCCATCGTTCGAGTTCACATCCCGCATACCAGAGACAAAGCTGCGTTGCCTGAACATTTGA
- the LOC117576086 gene encoding myogenic-determination protein: MLTSSGSASGIKQEYSSYHQQQGLPTEYGYSNNLQHANATHNPHQTLHHFFNRFNAVGDVNNAACTYNARQSTEQSKQLSMTSSPIYTTDYDDEDSSLSSEEHVLAPLVCASAQSSRPCLTWACKACKKKSVTVDRRKAATMRERRRLRKVNEAFEILKRRTSSNPNQRLPKVEILRNAIEYIESLEDLLQESTPTRDGDNLAPSLSGKSCQSDYLSSYAGAYLEDKLNFYNRHMEKYGQFTDFDSSSNANGSSLDCLNLIVQSINKSNTTSAPMQSVSSKSATTSASSVASTSDAKSTTSLHANFKKKCST, translated from the exons ATGCTAACGAGTTCAGGCTCAGCCAGTGGCATTAAACAGGAATATAGCAGTTACCATCAACAACAGGGACTTCCAACGGAATACGGATATAGCAACAATTTGCAGCATGCAAATGCCACGCACAATCCTCATCAGACACTGCATCATTTCTTCAATCGCTTCAATGCCGTCGGCGATGTCAACAACGCCGCCTGCACTTACAACGCTCGTCAGTccacagagcagagcaaacaGCTCTCGATGACATCCTCGCCCATTTACACCACGgactacgacgacgaggaCAGCAGCCTCAGCTCTGAGGAGCATGTGCTTGCGCCCCTCGTCTGCGCTTCGGCGCAATCCTCGAGACCTTGTCTCACCTGGGCTTGCAAGGCGTGCAAAAAGAAGAGCGTCACCGTCGATCGACGGAAGGCGGCCACAATGCGCGAGCGGCGGCGTCTCAGAAAG gTTAACGAGGCCTTTGAGATCTTGAAGCGACGCACATCATCCAATCCCAACCAGCGTCTGCCCAAGGTCGAGATCTTGCGCAACGCCATCGAGTACATCGAAAGTCTCGAGGATCTGCTTCAG gAATCAACGCCCACGCGGGATGGCGACAATCTGGCGCCCAGTTTGAGCGGAAAGAGTTGCCAGTCCGATTATCTG AGCTCGTATGCGGGCGCATATCTGGAGGATAAACTGAATTTCTACAACAGACACATGGAGAAATATGGACAATTTACAG ATTTcgatagcagcagcaatgcgAATGGTTCCAGCTTGGATTGCCTCAACCTGATTGTGCAGAGCATCAACAAGAGCAACACAACTTCAGCTCCCATGCAAAGTGTGTCCAGCAAATCCGCAACAACATCCGCATCCTCAGTTGCATCCACAAGTGATGCAAAGTCAACAACTTCGTTGCATGCCAACTTCAAGAAGAAGTGCAGCACTTAG
- the LOC117576087 gene encoding alpha-tocopherol transfer protein-like: MSKLRPLEPLLAALALAECNEQQAEREALIATVRTWLAKSPYLRARTDEQWILAFLRRCRFSVEETKRRIDNYYSLRNVFPEVLGSRQVNDALMKQFDRGIHVIPKKPVSPQGARVIISQFCKVDPKQSSPREAFKLLFMMLELLAQECDNATVAGLFWVVDARDVNMEQMLQYDPFLLKKSFMFVDQCLPLRFMEIHLVNMIPSGQTVFNFVTSFLPAKLPWKFVVHKKSEDLYKHLPPEAMTIEYGGNNGYQAEALDYWREKLLSRKDYFEQDAQFGTNEKLRVGLANAWASGELSGTSGSFRKLEVD; the protein is encoded by the exons ATGTCCAAGCTGCGACCCCTGGAGCCATTGCTAGCCGCCCTCGCTCTGGCCGAGTGCAATGAGCAGCAGGCGGAGCGTGAGGCGTTGATAGCCACTGTGCGTACGTGGCTTGCCAAGTCGCCTTATCTGCGGGCACGCACCGACGAGCAGTGGATCCTTGCGTTCCTGCGACGCTGTCGCTTCAGCGTGGAGGAGACAAAGAGACGCATCGACAACTACTATTCGCTGCGCAATGTGTTTCCCGAGGTGCTGGGCTCAAGGCAGGTGAACGATGCACTCATGAAGCAGTTTGATCGCGG CATTCACGTAATACCCAAGAAACCCGTGAGTCCACAAGGTGCACGCGTGATCATCTCGCAATTCTGCAAAGTGGATCCCAAACAGTCGAGTCCGCGTGAAGCCTTCAAGCTGCTCTTCATGATGCTAGAACTCTTGGCCCAGGAGTGCGATAATGCCACGGTGGCAGGACTTTTCTGGGTGGTTGATGCACGAGATGTCAACATGGAGCAAATGCTGCAATACGATCCGTTTCTGCTCAAGAAGTCCTTCATGTTTGTGGACCAATGCTTGCCGCTGCGCTTCATGGAGATTCATCTGGTCAATATGATACCCTCGGGGCAGACGGTGTTCAATTTTGTCACCTCTTTTCTGCCAGCCAAACTGCCATGGAAG TTTGTGGTACACAAGAAGTCAGAGGATCTTTACAAGCATCTCCCACCAGAAGCCATGACTATCGAGTATGGCGGCAACAATGGCTATCAGGCCGAAGCCTTGGACTATTGGCGGGAGAAGCTGTTGTCTCGCAAGGATTACTTTGAGCAGGATGCTCAGTTTGGTACAAATGAAAAGCTGCGCGTTGGCCTGGCCAATGCCTGGGCCAGCGGGGAACTGAGCGGCACCAGCGGCTCTTTTCGCAAGCTGGAGGTGGATTAA
- the LOC117575368 gene encoding alpha-tocopherol transfer protein-like, giving the protein MRRPLSPTLAKLAEEELNETPDRIQQDIIILRVWIRQQPHLRARTEDDFLIAFLRRCRYSLEETKRRIDRYFTHYNLFPEVMSNRCITQRLLEINRLGVCLFPDLPKGNNRAALFVARFGHFDPNQYSLREIYHFTSMAVEIIALENDYASVAGICEIIDLEGANSDKMRRFDKVFFRKWWNFLHECSPLRVREVYVINMPKDIQSTILFLYNLLSAQVNYPIHVLKTPGELFEHIGKEYLPEEYGGTNGHMVETIAYMEDLLNSYRSYFEQDQQYGTIEELRAGEITTYEAEFGVNGSFRKLNWD; this is encoded by the exons ATGAGACGTCCGCTCTCGCCCACGTTGGCCAAACTGGCCGAGGAGGAGCTGAACGAGACGCCCGACCGCATACAACAGGACATCATCATCCTGCGCGTGTGGATACGACAGCAACCGCATCTACGTGCTCGGACCGAGGATGATTTCCTGATTGCTTTTCTGCGTCGTTGTCGCTATAGTTTGGAGGAGACGAAGCGACGCATCGATCGCTATTTCACGCACTACAATTTATTTCCCGAGGTGATGAGCAATCGCTGCATTACGCAGCGACTTCTGGAAATCAATCGATTGGG TGTATGCCTATTTCCTGACTTGCCCAAGGGCAACAATCGAGCAGCTTTGTTTGTGGCCCGCTTTGGCCACTTCGATCCGAATCAATATAGTCTGCGGGAGATTTATCACTTCACCTCGATGGCCGTGGAGATTATTGCCCTGGAGAACGATTATGCTTCGGTGGCGGGCATCTGTGAGATTATCGATCTGGAGGGCGCCAACTCGGATAAAATGCGTCGCTTTGACAAGGTTTTCTTTCGCAAATGGTGGAACTTTCTGCACGAGTGCAGTCCTCTAAGGGTGCGAGAGGTGTATGTCATCAACATGCCCAAGGATATACAGAGCACTATTCTATTCCTGTACAATCTGCTTAGCGCGCAGGTTAATTATCCG ATTCATGTGCTGAAGACGCCAGGCGAGCTATTCGAGCATATAGGTAAGGAGTATCTGCCAGAGGAGTATGGTGGCACCAATGGCCATATGGTGGAGACTATTGCCTATATGGAGGATCTGCTGAACAGCTATCGTAGCTACTTCGAGCAGGATCAACAGTATGGCACCATTGAGGAGTTGCGAGCTGGTGAGATAACCACCTATGAGGCAGAGTTTGGCGTCAATGGTTCATTTCGCAAGCTCAACTGGGATTAG